The following coding sequences are from one Leishmania donovani BPK282A1 complete genome, chromosome 3 window:
- a CDS encoding MP99, putative — MYAVTRYLCHIAGVGGSGGMGGISSTGTSSSGGDLRGPAISYRNSLQLADAFQPVQHRNQWPFDHVLIDVSFFANSLGYLTRDLVGHERDCETVKNVHRQLQTVILRRLQPRKSLAFLLDGSEPLWMLEHRRLFPGRRYDSRVYRSCASPMPYLLEEKLRGTAMEQRTPPSEAVISGPATPGLAEGKMSAYLLDLATRILRPPTFPPLLDATVTAKDTVCLVGGPELAWLAVGMTPFRNITSVTLQQGELKSCSLQESMVWMRLDHLLRAAPEQVNGDGGAALALQRRLAAVRTDLVLLYLLANGHPTTGLPQVLATPFADVLDAYVDMEKEQHSAAAPSPPQNVRRLRSVLFDEEPVTGTHLEQPGLRLRLVSLQQLLVRIVRALSGAHVGLPAGNRPTPHAATLLEMTLQTHGLLCGGGVPSQAWSPTPDPADGSSGGSSTAALNGTVLLDKFPRLSAEMLLQHVTYLLSRGAKQRTANSADGAGEGSDSIYLSPQRTRHFGLTGVETLLLSATRAEQVNQVLPLYVRGHTLPDEVASDITQTRNIHEAVRKTQRVLSRVLQQASQELASRSGSGTAAVDDAGHNGPHPALAHLPSHLFVRTAGARGPPPGWKYYGVHLGIKAEAMNVRYSLNASDTATLHLIDSNGSSNSGDVIAAAGGEVGAESTRSGMAD; from the coding sequence ATGTACGCCGTGACACGGTACTTGTGCCACATCGCCGGCgtaggcggcagcggtggcatgGGGGGtatcagcagcaccggcaccagcagcagtggtggtgaTCTACGCGGTCCCGCAATCAGCTATCGCAACTCCCTCCAACTCGCCGACGCCTTTcagccggtgcagcaccgcaaTCAGTGGCCCTTCGATCACGTGCTCATCGACGTCTCCTTCTTCGCCAACTCCCTCGGCTACCTCACACGCGACCTGGTCGGCCACGAACGCGACTGCGAAACGGTGAAGAATGTCCATCGACAGCTGCAGACCGTcatcctgcgccgcctccagccgcGCAAGAGCCTCGCATTCCTGCTAGACGGCAGCGAGCCGCTCTGGATGCTCGAGCATCGACGCCTCTTCCCTGGCCGACGGTACGACTCCAGGGTATATCGCAGCTGTGCCTCGCCGATGCCCTACCTGCTGGAAGAGAAACTCCGCGGCACGGCCATGGAGCAGCGCACCCCGCCCTCGGAGGCCGTCATCAGCGGTCCAGCCACCCCCGGACTGGCAGAGGGCAAGATGAGCGCTTATCTGCTGGACCTTGCAACTCGCATTCTCCGGCCTCCGACGTTCCCACCGCTCCTCGACGCCACGGTCACGGCGAAGGACACAGTCTGCCTGGTCGGCGGGCCCGAGCTCGCTTGGTTGGCTGTTGGTATGACGCCGTTTCGCAACATCACAAGCGTAACGCTGCAGCAGGGAGAACTGAAGAGCTGCTCGCTGCAGGAATCGATGGTATGGATGCGGCTGGATCACCTGCTGAGGGCGGCGCCAGAGCAGGTgaacggcgacggtggcgcggcgttggcgctgcagcggcgcctggCCGCTGTCCGTACGGATCTAGTTCTACTCTACCTTCTGGCCAATGGTCATCCCACTACAGGGCTGCCGCAGGTGCTGGCTACGCCGTTCGCGGACGTGCTGGACGCGTACGTGGACATGGAGAAGGAACAgcacagcgccgcagcgccgagcCCGCCGCAGAACGTCCGGCGCCTTCGCAGCGTATTATTCGACGAAGAGCCCGTTACAGGCACTCACCTTGAGCAGCCAGGGCTGCGACTGCGCTTAGTgtccctgcagcagctgctcgtgcgcATCGTGCGGGCGTTGTCCGGAGCCCACGTTGGTCTGCCGGCCGGCAaccgccccaccccccacgCGGCCACGCTGCTGGAGATGACGCTGCAGACACACGGGCTGctctgcggtggcggcgttcCGTCTCAAGCGTGGAGCCCCACGCCCGATCCGGCAGATGGCTCgagtggcggcagcagcaccgccgccttgaACGGCACCGTGCTCCTGGACAAGTTCCCGAGGCTGTCTGCGGAGATGCTCCTACAGCACGTGACTTACCTCCTCAGCCGCGGAGCGAAGCAGCGAACGGCGAACTCGGCTGACGGTgccggcgagggcagcgacagcaTCTACCTGAGCCCACAGCGCACACGGCACTTTGGGCTGACCGGCGTCGAGACGCTCCTCCTCAGCGCCACGCGGGCGGAGCAGGTGAACCAAGTATTGCCCTTGTACGTTCGCGGCCACACCCTTCCTGACGAGGTGGCGTCGGACAtcacgcagacgcgcaaCATCCACGAGGCCGTACGCAAGACGCAGCGGGTGCTCAgtcgcgtgctgcagcaggccaGTCAGGAACTGGCCAGTCGATCTGGTagtggcaccgccgcggtcgATGATGCTGGCCACAACGGTCCGCACCCTGCTCTCGCTCACCTTCCGTCGCACTTGTTCGTGCGCACCGCCGGTGCTCgcgggccgccgccggggtGGAAGTACTACGGCGTGCACCTTGGCATCAAGGCAGAGGCCATGAACGTGCGGTACAGCCTCAACGCATCTGAcacggcgacgctgcaccTCATCGATAGCAACGgtagcagcaacagcggtgACGTCATCGCGGCTGCAGGGGGCGAGGTTGGTGCGGAGTCCACCCGCAGCGGCATGGCCGACTGA
- a CDS encoding kinase-like protein, which yields MINHVPRPHIHQRISVEDIMKGNRRALAKAITLAESSNPADSIRLGNLLREVHQMATLRTVPRFALSGSPGSGKSSLLDTLGYYLCEKKSMRVGVLAVDPSSTITHGSILGDKTRMEKLGTHLNSYIRPSPSGGHLGGVTSRAWEVLEIFEAASFDVVFVETVGVGQSETQCKDLTDMMILLVPPASGDELQGIKKGVVEVADMVVVTKNDGRRKPLVQQTTSAYARAVMYTEKKQGFEKPVIAVSAEEGTNVPELWEAMMQMWNTRLESGQVAHLRRAQSTKHFYNYFEMELLAKARRMANLEMQNMAHRVWEHEMTPREAGDIMVLRTLREHLAAEAAVQHGAGTMA from the coding sequence ATGATAAACCATGTCCCTCGCCCACACATCCACCAGCGGATCTCGGTGGAGGACATCATGAAGGGCAACCGCCGCGCCCTGGCCAAGGCCATCACCCTTGCCGAGAGCTCCAACCCTGCCGACTCCATTCGCCTGGGCAACCTGCTCCGCGAGGTTCACCAgatggcgacgctgcgcaccgtgccGCGCTTCGCGCTCTCTGGCAGCCCCGGTTCCGGTAAGTCAAGCCTCCTGGACACACTCGGATACTACCTGtgcgagaagaagagcatGCGCGTTGGCGTTCTGGCTGTCGACCCATCCTCTACCATCACGCACGGCAGCATCCTCGGTGACAAGACCCGCATGGAGAAGCTTGGCACGCACCTGAACTCGTACATCCGTCCATCGCCATCCGGTGGGCACCTCGGCGGCGTCACCTCGCGTGCATGGGAGGTGCTGGAGATCTTCGAGGCCGCGAGCTTCGACGTCGTCTTTGTCGAGACCGTCGGCGTTGGCCAGAGCGAGACACAGTGCAAGGACCTCACGGATATGATGATCCTCCTCGTGCCGCCCGCCAGCGGGGATGAGCTTCAGGGCATCAAGAAAGGCGTCGTCGAGGTGGCGGACATGGTCGTTGTCACGAAAAACGATGGCAGACGCAAGCCCCTGGTGCAGCAGACCACGTCCGCCTACGCCCGCGCCGTCATGTACACGGAGAAAAAGCAGGGCTTCGAGAAGCCGGTCATCGCCGTCTCCGCCGAGGAAGGGACGAACGTGCCGGAGCTGTGGGAGGCGATGATGCAGATGTGGAACACACGCCTCGAGAGCGGCCAGGTCGCtcacctgcgccgcgcccAATCGACGAAGCACTTCTACAACTACTTCGAGATGGAGCTTCtggcgaaggcgcggcgGATGGCGAACCTGGAGATGCAGAACATGGCGCACCGCGTCTGGGAACACGAGATGACACCGCGCGAGGCGGGCGACATCATGGTGCTGCGCACGTTGCGGGAGCACTtggcagcggaagcggccgTGCAGCATGGCGCTGGAACAATGGCGTGA